The Cervus canadensis isolate Bull #8, Minnesota chromosome X, ASM1932006v1, whole genome shotgun sequence genome contains a region encoding:
- the GPR119 gene encoding glucose-dependent insulinotropic receptor gives MESSVSFGVILAVLASLIIATNALVAMAVLPLIFKNDSISLCFTLNLAVADALLGLAISGLVTDQLSSPARPTEKTLCSLRMAFVTSSAAASVLTVMLIAFDRYLAIKWPLRYFQIMNGFVVGTCLAGLWLVSNIIGFLPLGIHGFQQTTYRGSCSFFAVFHPRFVLTLSCVGFFPALLLFVFFYCDILKIASTHSQQIRNTEHAGALAGAHRPPRTPSDLKAVRTVAILIGSFTLSWSPFLITGIVQVACQECRLYLVLEQYLWLLGVGNSLLNPLIYACWQKEVRQQFSQMALAMKKGLAACLLLLARDGGPEGHRESVRYITTMSHLEPEG, from the coding sequence ATGGAATCATCTGTCTCATTTGGAGTGATCCTTGCTGTCCTGGCCTCCCTCATTATTGCTACTAATGCCCTTGTGGCCATGGCGGTACTGCCGTTGATCTTCAAGAATGATAGCATCAGTCTCTGTTTCACCTTGAATCTGGCTGTGGCTGATGCCTTGCTTGGCCTGGCCATCTCTGGCCTAGTCACAGACCAGCTCTCCAGCCCGGCTCGGCCCACGGAGAAGACGCTGTGCAGCCTTCGGATGGCATTTGTCACTTCTTCTGCAGCCGCCTCTGTCCTCACGGTCATGCTGATTGCCTTTGACAGGTACCTTGCCATCAAGTGGCCCCTCCGCTATTTCCAGATCATGAATGGGTTCGTGGTCGGGACCTGCCTTGCCGGGCTGTGGTTGGTGTCTAACATCATTGGTTTCCTTCCCCTCGGGATCCACGGATTCCAGCAGACCACCTACAGGGGGTCCTGCAGCTTCTTCGCTGTGTTTCACCCGCGCTTCGTGCTGACCCTCTCCTGCGTCGGCTTCTTTCCGGCCCTGCTGCTCTTTGTCTTTTTCTACTGTGACATACTCAAGATTGCCTCCACGCACAGCCAGCAGATCCGCAACACGGAGCATGCAGGAGCCCTGGCCGGGGCTCACCGGCCCCCACGGACCCCCAGTGACTTAAAGGCTGTGCGCACAGTGGCCATTCTCATTGGTAGCTTCACGCTGTCCTGGTCCCCATTCCTTATCACGGGCATTGTGCAGGTGGCCTGCCAGGAGTGCCGCCTCTACCTGGTGCTGGAGCAGTACCTGTGGCTGCTCGGCGTGGGCAACTCCCTGCTGAACCCACTCATCTATGCCTGTTGGCAGAAGGAGGTGCGGCAACAGTTCTCCCAGATGGCCCTGGCTATGAAGAAGGGGCTCGCCGCATGCCTTCTTCTCTTGGCCAGGGATGGGGGCCCAGAGGGGCACAGGGAAAGTGTGCGTTACATCACCACCATGTCCCACTTAGAGCCTGAAGGCTAA